tatgcggTTCCAAAAAATGGAGATATAACAGTGGTGTAGCTAAATTGCATATCTAAATCGCCGTGTGccgtttatttgtatattaataaaataaaaatagttgttattTCCAATAATATGGTTCAATGGTGAGAGCTAACATGGTAGAGAATTATGAGTTAATTGTAACAaatgaaatgtaattttggTTAACGAATCATCTTTAGTCATTGCACCACAGccattttaagtataactgcattaatagtaataattatgaagaCAATAAATTCAATCCTATAACAGTATTGGATTATAGAAACTAttcgttaatttaaaaacaaattaaattattgaaaaattcaaaaagttaGTAACAATAGATAGTAATcgacatattaaatttatttattgaaatagtttACGTAAACGCTTTAACTATTCTAAACGATCACTTTtcgaatttatttcaaatactgAACTACTTAATACTATTacctattgttatatataaacatactaTAAACACATGAtcgatttgaataatatatgtttgtacGTATACGTTTTTACACAGCTCAGTGACTTACAAACCTTTATTAACTTTAGTACGTTTTAGCCAAGAAGGAAACTTAGTATGTGCGACAatgacatatttatacataatataatgagctGTATGAACATTTTGGTCGAgtttttcgttaaaattatatattaagtatcatcataataaaattaataatattttattaaaaactttaatgaaCTCTACATtcaaatcacttttttttatttttattatttaaaaaaatatctgaaacatcaaaaaagaaatgtaataaatattgaaacattgtcttttatatttttaacttggtTTTGttcgaataaaaacaaatctatTCTAATATTAGTTTACTAAAGTTtttgcattaaataaaattaaaaattgtgttgaTAGAAATTACATTcccaatacaatattttagaaagtacctataaaagaaatatatatatcacaagAGAAGTGGGTAATTTGTGTTGCATGTTTCGTATTCAAACGGAGTAcgttttacaatttaacaattaaatattatattttatcatgtacCGTGTACCGTATACACAAAAACCAACTAAACAACCTGTAATTAAggtcaaaacatattatacttaaacaataTACTTCTATAGCCTATAGTATGAAGCATAATCTAATTAAGGTCTTGAAACATAAACCACAGACCACAGTCCATTGGTTTTAGTATTGTCGTgggacatttaaaataattacaaagccTGATAAGAATCCcgtaatagtaaatacatattttaatcttaccgTATTACACGTATTAAAataggtttatttaaaatattaataaaaatgtatataaatggaTTTTGGGTTTTAGGGGGTTTTAACGAACGAAATATGGCCTTCCGGGATGTTTTtagttccaaaaaaaaaaaaaatgtatatttattttattcttcattcatttttttgttatggaataattattaatgttcgTTAAAAAATTTCACAGTTTGTTCTAAACAACaatgttaacaataaatgtatacatattatgcatgGTATTTGTAAgaccaatataaatttattagtataataattaattgtaaaattacttctttagaatttaaaaaattttattttattttctaaaacattgtattttgCTATCAGTGTTTATAatggtatttgttttattgtttttacgtgtatataatttgtatggtATTATTATGGTGGGCTGATCGGGTCGATTGAGTCAAAACTGAGAAATCGGATTCCAgacaataacttttaattaaatataacgtgtgaatatgtatagtataaccATTAATGATTGCTGAACTTACCAGGACACTTGTTGTTTGTACTCGGATTTTGCGTCTCTGACGCCCAACTGACAAGCCAGCCGTTCCATGCATCTCTCCGACTCGAGCAAGTTGCTGAGCACACTCTCCAAGTTGTTTTCCAGCGCCCTAGTGGCTGCAGGCGTCGCGGATGTGTCGTTGGCGGGCTTTGTGGAATCCGCGGCCGGCATCATCATTACCATTTGTGGTTGTTTTGATGACGTGTCGTAGCCGATAAACTCCTTCCATCGTTTCCACAACGGCTGCAACAGGAGGGCTGCGGGAACGAGCACGGGAAGCGACAGGACGACCACGGCCAGCGGCACTACAAACAGCTTGAGCATGAGCGCCTTAACTGCCAAAAATATGGGTATCTTGGCCAGAAATAGCGTGGCTATGGCTGCCACCACGGACTTGACCAAGCCGAACTTGGCCGTGCTGCCAGTCTTCAACAGGTCGGTAAGTATGTTGTTAGTGAACGGCGACGGACAAGACACCGACGTGGCTGAAATGGTTATAAAAGAAACGGTcattgtagttattatttccacttatatataggtacctactatataataacctatgtacacaatttttcagatattttatTCAGATACATTATGTGCtgagatattatattgcagcTCGACGGATtatggttaaataatataatgagaaTTACCATAATCCATTATTGGatggaattattttaaactaataatattttaatgatttaaatttgcatataattaataagggAATGTAAGATATTTACAtagacattaattttaaaaaagctgTATCAGAACACTATAATAGGATAGTTTAACCAGTATTACAgactgttataattaataatatgtctataaaaCTAAGATTATCAACAatctaataagttaaaattaagtgaACTTTTGggcttaataaataacttaattcaaaaaatacaaagtcatttttaagtaatcacaaaataatagttttatataataattaaacttttactaatttattctcACACACATTTGTATTCCATTagtaataagatattttttttatatagttattactacTACACTGagtaatttgttgttttttttttttaaatcaattaaccaTTGACTTAGTacttttttaagtacctacctagatGTTAACTATATCTTATAACTTACTATACTAACAAAGTTCTTTCGATGTCGATTGTTACAAAAGAAAACTAAGCTCTTAGCTCACTTATAAAGCATTTCAAATGACTACTAACTACTTCTATAAGCCATGTTATTGTTACTGTATACCtacgcataaaaaaaatgttttgaatagtggatttaattaaaatgtatttaaaaaaacgatttttgtaTGTAAGTTAGTTTTTGTAGTGAATACctgaaaactaatttttgatgagatcatggttttaattttcagacatatttaaacataaataggttgtatatttcaatgtatatcataatattcacaACAAAGCTTTTAGTAAGAGTTTAGTGGATTTTCAacgttcattataattattattagccgagtgaatctataataattattattatgtcaccTATGTTAATACGATTCATATGATTttacgataaatatatatgtataatataacattaatatgtaattattttaatttatgatgcgTCGATTTTGAGTTTCTAGTGGAACCGTAGGACGATGAAACCAAGTGTTGCTTAATTcgattaaaagtaatttacaaAGTAGGATTATAGTTACTGTGCAGTTTCGGGACGCGAGCAAAGCAAATGGATGAAAATCTTGAATTGAACCGGTGAAATACCTACGTTAAATGGGATCCTGATAAACGCatctatattttgtactttaatTATAGCGTAGACGATGAATTTAAATGAGTTCGAAACTTCCAAAGTCTGCGAGGTCGCGGaggcaatatatttatatattattatattgcagtgTGGCGTTGGATAACGTGACAATAGGTACCACCGAGGTGGTATCCGCAATACACACAACGCTTAAACAGTGAATTAACGTCTGTGAAAGAACCCAAACTTTTGGCGGCGGAATTAAACGCCAGCTGCGATTGTGCCCCTAAATTCGGGCAGTGACTTTACAAAACCTATTATTTGCAGTTCCGGCGCATAGTTGTATAATGTTATCGTatcttatagtataaaatcgtTCACTGCAGTCATTGTCtttggtttgaaaaaaaatatatgtatatatgtaatatgtatatatttaagataaaaaaaaaaaaaaaagaaaaaaaatgaaaccatTTAGCCAACGCACATCCTATCGTTATGCCTATCGTTTTAAGAAACTAATAATGTACACGTAATGTAGGCACCTTCATTAGCCTAtgggcatattattattgttatttttatcgtacGACGTACAACTgacgtttaatataataataatatgaacgtGCAATAAATgctcacaataaaatatcatattattattataatggattATCGTATTGTCTTAAACGATACACATCAAGCGTCGACTGCCGCGGCGCGTCTGTCCGCGTTCCGGTTTCCTCGTCAGACAATGATGTTTAATCAATTTCTtcgttattgtattgtaaacgTCTGAATAAAATTTCTCCCGCCTGTCCGTCCGACGTAgtcgtacaatataatattaagataacatataaaatatcataactgGCGCGCACGTGCgttataccaatattattcgttatattcgtattatcattattattattattatcatcatcgtcaTAAATTAGACGGtcgaatattacaatattattatgaacgaactatatattatcgtaCCGCGGGGCCGAGTGCGCGCGCGATGACGTGCCGAGCCCATATCCTCGCGACGGTTAATCAAATCGCCGACTATTGCTTTTGTTTTTCGTTTTCGTTTTTATCgcaaacgtatattatattatatatatatatatatatgacgtgAGTACGCGTTGGCATATAGGTAGatgtctgtatatatatatacgtacataatataataatgttatatgtacattgttgTTTCAGTCCCGCGCGGCTACGTTATAATTGGACCGGCCAAACCGTACGCGTTACAGACATACAATGGgagttaattaaattgatactGTACGGTCGTGGTGCCGATGATTTCTCTTTCCTATACGATGACGGCAATacacgcataataataataataataataataataataataatataatatactaccctCCGATCCGAAAAATCGACACAGACAGACGCGCGCGCGTAAATCATCGTGACCGACTGAATCGATCAGTCGACCGTGAACtcacgaaatataatataaatatatagacgCGCTGCATTGTACACCCTTTGTGTGCGTCTATACTCCgatccaaaaatattatttttcacgcACCTTTAGCCCCGGAAATTCGTAACAAATTGAAGGTGACTACCTATATCGACGACTGTGTCGGCGTTCACCCGCCGCTCgcgtttattgaataataaccgTTTAACGCAtgcaatattgtatttgtcaTCCACACACCGACCCGAAAAGTCATATTTCTCTCtcgtagttttatattttatttttcagtttccTTACACGATAAAGGCGTTGTAATGATGCGATGAACGGCGCTCCACTGCGTTCTTTAACGGTATAGTATGGTAATGTGTCAGTAAAGTATAACTATACTAAATAGGCTATAGTGAATTGTGCGcggtaataaataaagtaaaaaaatgagTTAATACAGCCAATCGATTTAAACTCTATAATATAGAGTAATATAATgtgtgctattattattaaacacttcAATAAAATGAgtatggtaaatattaatatacagtatattttgTGTGTTCATGACAGTGCGTAGGTACTAAatgtttaatcatattattatacattcaggAAAATTTATGAAGATACCAAGTAATCGGAAAATCAAAATACGAGGCACAAACACTCGCCTTTGATAGTTAATTTCAAAGAGAACTGATAATGATAGTATCATGTTTCATATTTTGCtcgaatattatttcttagttcagttaacatattttatacttaaacattatCATGAatggtacattatatattataaacatcacTGTTATAACAGTACATAAAAACGTGTGCATTTCAAAACTTTTGGAAGTTACGTATTCaagttatttaactaaaaagctATGATACTCTTATTATCTGCATCAATATGTTATTCTGTATAAATTCAATcacttaacaaaattaattgataaaaaaaataaccaatttttACTTACGTTTTCGGgagcttattttaatttagatatattttaagaacaaaACATAACGTACCGTATtagttatgttaaaaataaataggcaaAAGTCGTATTTATTGACATAaactatgaatttttataagaaatcttagtatttttcaaaataattatctaaaattttcatattgtatctaacagatttttaatatattattctactagtttaaaacgtattcaagaatatttatgtgggttttttttaatttgtatagaattttataatatagcaaaaaAGGAAGTTATTTTCAGAGCCATTTAGTGTCatgatcattattatcattatttgttagttacaccatttttaacaaaagaaaaatgtgtCAAATACTCAAAtgcttttgttaaaaaaaaaaaaaataataataataacgttatatatatatatgcatatatcgTACAGTATGTACTcacacataatttttttttgacatccCAAAGGACCATGATTTATGATCTTAACGGGTAATCCATTAAAGGCTTTAGCATcgtcattatataaatattctataatttgtgAGTATAATACTATGAGTAAATGATAGATTCAAAAcactagttaaaaaaattaatagtgtctataatacaattattaatttaaatgaatttcttttatacgcttaattttagatttgtaCTTGAAcgaattatagaaataaaaattatcaattataaagtaCAGACTACAGGTTTTACTTAATGTAGTTATtagttagatattttatgGTGTGTATTGAACGTTCACAAGACGCTTTTCAGTTTTCacagattatttatatatttctgtaactatcaatgaattattttgatttgattaaattaatttacatacgtGGATAATAGGGTGTTGCGTAACttggttttctttttttcgtgTCATCTCCATATCCAGGATAGTATGACGGACTGTAACCAGGACTGGAATAAGAACTGGACGGATCAGCTGGTGCAGATGGTTCAAAAGCTACatctgaaattattattgtatttttacacaaatagtctcatacttaaaatatattttttaaataaataataaaatacagtctaaatatgcctatttaatattgcagctcaaaatattatcaatagataatattaagtttgtgattttctaaattaaattattatagcatatgggcaatattgatatatacaaattttaatttatataccttattacacatttttcatttttgcgtaatgttaaacaaattatttttaaatctatgtaAGAATCTCAtagcaattataaattattatttatttaaataagtgcatttttgaaaaaaaaaatgagaaaatcAATTGAGTATCCGCTTTTCTGTACAATGTTTAAAAGAAGagtgtatttcaaaatttaatatatcaatacagTGGTTgtgttaaattagaatttaataataaatagttgcacaaaaaaaaaaaagattctgAATGAAGACGGCATGTcagcttaaattattaagtatattttatcatatcattataatattgctatcataatgatttataggcaatagcttaaaattaatttaaatattttgaattgtgtATATTccgtttagtaaaatataaaatataagtccCCACGAATATTttcgaattattaaattcaacgtTTTAAAATCGATATATTCATTCCtttgctcagaatctaaaatgaggGGAAACCGGGCCAAGTTAGCTATTGTGATAAGTTGACACGTatcaaattaaagttattaaatatacctatgttgGTCATGCTACAACACCACTTATGAatcaatcataatatgttcatCCATTATCATAggttaaatcaaaatgttgtGATATAAAtccttcataaatattatctataaaatgtgtatgttTAAACGACAAACTAATATGTTTTCAGGTGATTAAAAAAACTGCTTTCTTGTAAAAttgtacttgtataataaataacaagttacaaaaataaagacaAAAGTACTCGTATAGCTACATTATACAAtgaattttgtgaaaattaaaaccgagtttaatttttttttcatatagtataatattgttaaaaaaaaaataatgatgctATTTGGAAGTGATtgacacaaataatatttagtccgAAATAACATGAGCATTTCTTATAATTGTgactattttttatgaaatattctaaaatttgtgtaattttacatttatagtatttttaaataggaaACGATAGTTTACCGAAACAGGTTATTTCTTTGAACTAtcgtcaaaaaaatattttgtcaacaTACTGCAAAGCCTATGAAAATAAACCTCACAATTTgaaacacattatttaaaattgttgtccTAAAGTTAGTTTACCATTAAAACCATTATCGAGTACcattttgtatttaacatatttatgaaaCGATATAAGTGCACTTGACAATATTTCCAAAACAGAATAATTATgagtgtgaaaaaaaatacatgaaaagTGCATTTATTAGCCCCGTTTTCTTCTGCTGATAATATTgacatacttattatttttttttttttgaaacgtatcgaaattcttaataaaattgttttaataataatattagcttaGATTAACTAGTTCTCTAATTTTTAGAGTTAATGAATTTTTGTGAGctgtaatatttcaaatatttaatacgttgTAAATAACAGGGTGTTCCTTTAGGTCACATTATTCAGTCATTAGTTACACATATAAACAGTTGAATTGTATAGTTgcttgtttgtattttaaacagttattgtttatttgaactaaaaactagaatgaaaattttaagcagtatgaaaacaaataatcacAACTTTCCCTCCGATGAATTGGTgtagatcataatatatactaattaatttatattttttgttatcgaTCTCAGtgaaagtttttgaattacggCTAAAAAGATGTATTTACATAAACGTAGACAATACACGCACAATTCATTTGTGTTTATCTCGTTTGTTCTAGGTcggttttgttattttttccatGACGCAtcctattttgttttacaataccACTCTAATTACTCCTCTGCAATTTTTCTGTATGCTTATACAGTCTCTCCCAAATATACAGAATTCTTTAAGAAGaaacaaaatacttataataataataataacagtataatattttctttcgtGATGACTGTCAACCGTCATTAAGGGAGACTTAATATTTCTAGGACACACACAATTgtgttaatatattcatatattgttatattatattctgctTTCATTTGACACATATTTTTCCTCTTAATGTGTTTTTACAGCTATGATTTTGACTTCATAtcaagattataaataatattatatattctattgcCTGTAACCGTGGTGAGATATCGTAAATAGAATTAGTACATTTACGTTCtatcgttttaatttattcacacaatatcgtattatattttcacggaattattaaagtttagttATTCTATgcgttttttatgttattgtcaACTGATAAAACCCCGATTTTTATTCTTCAAAAAATCACCAATATCTCTGAGTTTATCGTTTTTATCGTCTATGGGTAAATTTaagtcttattttatatttaacatattataataaatgattatgtatatttttgttcattttaaaaGACAATTTTATTGACAAATTCGATtcctattttagttaaaataatgtatcgcGACTCGCAAACGcccataaaaattgaatttcataCGTTTGAAAATCTGTTAGCAGAGATTTGTCgaatttttaaacgaaaatattagataacaGGCCATTACATACacgttatacctattataagtaaattttataattattactttagtggagtattatacaatagaaaattattcatCGCTTTAGTGTTATagtttctatttaatatataaactacctattatattacgaGCACGAGAGTAACAGTAATCTCCGtagtttactattattatactcgatcatcaaaataaaatcccTTGTTCTGACAACTGACACGTAATTGCGTGTTCGCTGCAGTGGACAGGTTGCTAACGAAATGaacaatataactatattttattcacgtTTCACTGCACTAAGACATTGCAATCATCGTGTTAtgggatattatatttaagcttggaaatgtatgatttaaaatgtttaatatcaagtacgttttttttccttttgaaGTTTTGAATAGCATtccgatataatattgttgtataagtgtcaataaatattttctctaaTCTTTGATATTTACGAATCGACATATTAACTATCtatatcgttttaattttttcaatactatTTACTGACTTGGCAGTTTTTTCGACtctttatacctaatattatgtttatcctgtacacataattatttatcggtTTAAGGTTCAGCATTTTCGTATACCTGTTCCGTAACTGGAGCTTGGTGGTCCATAACTGGCCGGATAGTTATTGTAACCGTAAAATTCAGGACCGCCCGAATAATCTCTGCTCTGCACGGACGACGATTCGGGAGTTGGTTCGGATGTCCTGCGTTCGGCCATCGTCTCAGACGTTTGACGCTCGTCTTTCATCATCGGCATAAAGCCTGCAGTTCCAGCTTGTCCGGAGTTCGGATCGACTACGCTGAACTGTTGGCAGCTGGCGGCCGCCAATAACGCCGCAAACACTGTCGCCGCTTGCTTCATTATCGACAAAATGTCCTGAAAATGTAGACTTTAAGTCAATCGTgttacactattattattaaatatactataattaggATTTATCCAATGCATTAGGTATTAGATTATGCTACATTATAGTAAGAAAATAcgatataaaatctatatacaaacataatattaatgatgtaaactttaaaacttcaaatacaatattcaaaatgatTTCTAACACGTTGATTTCTTTTCGCTCAATTAAAAGTAATGTACAATTTGTggattataattgttatttgaattattatcactttatcccaaaaataaaacttttctgaattaatattatttgccaGGTAGGTACATTCAACGGTCGTATAATCTGAttgcataatacaatatatacttaaattaataaatacataattgtatattattatatcatattatttttgtatatagtttgaaaacaaattctGACTTAATTGTATTCGTTTGATCGCTACCATTTTCGATGGTACTCAATAgtcattatacgtatatatattatattcttgttcgttttatataattcaataacactcgttgttttatttaacaatcgAACATTAATTTGAATTGAGTTCAATCGGTTTATGGTtaacaatgaatatattatttataatattaatacgattattgctattattgaAGAACATTGACGTATATCCATTTTAATTGTCCCGAGTAACCGCGTGAGCGATTTCACAAAATTACACTTAAAACTGTAATTATTGCTTACGGTTTGTTGCGTTCTTTGTTACGACGGTTATTTTGGCAAACGTTCGTGTTTCGGCAGACATGGGTTTGAtacgtatactatattatagtgttatattaaaaGCCTATTCGCTAACGAGCTTGCGCTATAGAGCACTTCGGCCAGTGTGAACTTTTTAAATCGATTTACATCGTGTATCGACCCAATCAACACGTTTTACCTAACGTCTACTATAGCATAAagggaaaatatattattaaacgtacCTACCGAACATTTCACGACTGTATCGCCGAGGGAAATAAGCGCCGTACGTAATAAATTATCCGTATTTCCATAGAGAAGAAGCTTTATGTGGTACTTACGTAACAAGacacacatttataaaacaactaCAGATTTAAAACGTTGCTTATGGTTTTTAAGCGAAATCCCTACACGAAAAAAATGTGCACaactcttaatattttatacctaatacaatcGTGTAGATAAACTAACATAAACACATCGGtgttaaatttctaataaagtAAGAAGTACATCTATGGCTTAGACGCTAAcagatttaaatcaaaaacactAAATTGTTCATAGTTTCTATAGTTGTGGTATAACAAATTTGCAACTGATTTTCatgtaaactattatattagtcagaaataattagtttttaaatttctcaaaataatttgcttttttatgtttatcctCAAATTCAAAAACACTAACATTAAGTGAAGGTAACATAGTTTTGAagaacataaaatgttttgataggTACTGAAGTTTTTTACAAAAGAATATtcttgttaattaatttaccagACACCGGAACAAAGTgaaacaatgtattttaatgttctaTACGgtgtacataggtatttaacaCCAacgttattatgtatatatacgaaaaatgttttagacAGCAACGCTtatcctaaataatatttaaaatatgtttatagatAGTTGTTAGTTTAATaacacgttatattatattattattaaatctcaaTAAGATATTTGTAGcgttatttcaaaacaaatcaaaattgcGAAAACTTCTGAcagtctataatttattataacatcgaTGTGGACTTACCAAAAATGACCTAATAaaagaattttcaaatattcgtGGACCTATTTTTCTCGTATGACCGTctacatattaacatattattattatttatgactgaCGTTTATTTCTGCTGTCGCAATGATGTGCTATCCTAAATCGACAATTTTTAAACGCACGCCGCGTCTTTAGAATGCAATttgatagattataatattattatgtacccatAAACAAATCGAAACGACGGGACGCACAGAGAACACACGCGAGCGGGTTCCGATCAAATCGTCTGgcaatttttttctgttgttTTCACTAAACGGATAGTTCATAATGAAtgaataagaaaatttaaaaaacaactttgAAATCCGTCGTGCGTTATCGAAGCCCGCGTCTTGTCTCCATTGAGATACGCGATGAATAAAAGCTGATttgtcattgttattattgatatttcttCGCGACGAAAATCTCTCCGCGGTAGTGCggtgcataatataacattaaaatattaggacTCTCGAACGGATAGAACAATAACGTGTCAACAGTGgtgaagataatatattttattgtcggTATTGTCCCGAGACACCGCCACCGCAGTGCTCCGGTACTCGACAGTAGACGTCCACACTCTtagactatatattattattattattacaagtacTATCGGTATTAGAGTTAATGTAGTAGcagtagtaataatagtgtTAGTACTGACTTACTGCTAAACCACAAATACACAAATGCACGAACACTCACTGATATGATGcgaataatagttattatttgctGAAAATTAGCGAATAGCGACCGTTGATtgttaagtacaaaataacgGCCATTCGAACATAGATAGAACTTTGGATAACGTGCAGTTGGTTAAATCTCGTTTACTAGAAACGAGTTGCTTGAAATCGGTGACGGTACTCGAAATCGGTTTAACAATGTTATCGGGTTTTTCGTTGAAAATCACGAACAGATTGCCATTTAAGATTCCTATCTTAAagcatgttattttaaattataatgaacaatattGCTGTTCTACACCGACGACTGACGAAGTACAAtcgacacaatattatacagtataatatggtaatacataaattaatgtactaTTACGCGTACT
The DNA window shown above is from Aphis gossypii isolate Hap1 chromosome 2, ASM2018417v2, whole genome shotgun sequence and carries:
- the LOC114120509 gene encoding uncharacterized protein LOC114120509 is translated as MKQAATVFAALLAAASCQQFSVVDPNSGQAGTAGFMPMMKDERQTSETMAERRTSEPTPESSSVQSRDYSGGPEFYGYNNYPASYGPPSSSYGTDVAFEPSAPADPSSSYSSPGYSPSYYPGYGDDTKKRKPSYATPYYPPTSVSCPSPFTNNILTDLLKTGSTAKFGLVKSVVAAIATLFLAKIPIFLAVKALMLKLFVVPLAVVVLSLPVLVPAALLLQPLWKRWKEFIGYDTSSKQPQMVMMMPAADSTKPANDTSATPAATRALENNLESVLSNLLESERCMERLACQLGVRDAKSEYKQQVSWVLKFLQTLRVVQNNEPIRDKLKQYREAYNYGTEEGLGSVEDENLVNSVCSEVRYPCRSTQKSLQRSTRALVDFAGF